The genomic interval GACTGGCATAGGCGATAGCTTTATCCCAGTCTGTATTCAAGCCCCGGTAGAGGTAAAAACGTGATAACAATGTATTGGCTGAAGATGCACCAACCCTGAAAGTAGTGGGCGGTTCAAAATTATTCTGAAGTAAATCTGCAGCTTTCACCAAATCTTTTTCTACCTGATCGTAAACTTCTTTCAGCGTATTTCTTTTCACACCACCATCTTTAACCTGGCTGGACAGGATGAGTGGTACACCAAGCGCTGCTTCCGGATTTACACCAGCCCCGCTGTAAGGTTTCCCATAAGTAGTGACCAGTTTCAGATAGTAAAAAGACCTTAAAAACAAACACTGGCCTAAAATAGCATTCTTACTGGCTTCACTTCCGGACACCTTATCCAGGTAATCCATCACCACATTACATCCTTTAATTTTAGTATAATACGCAATATATACATTTGCACGATCAGCGATCGTAGAAGAGCCTTCAAACATCTGAGGGTCGAACTTAAACATACCCATGCCCACCTGTAAAATATCGCTATATCCTGCTACCGGAAGATTGTCATTTCCTTTGGCCAGACCATTACACTGGATATCATCAGTCAACAGATCGAAAGTATCAAATGGCGTATTATAAGGATAGGCATCGCTGTACATCAACGCTTCCAGATCTGCGGTTGTAGTTGGCCTGATAGCATCCTGACTGTATTCTGCCAGGAACTTTTTGCACGAGCCCAATACTATACATAGGAGTAAAAGGCTATATAGCGTAAATTTCTTTTTATTCATGATCTGATAATTATAGACTGA from Pedobacter sp. WC2423 carries:
- a CDS encoding RagB/SusD family nutrient uptake outer membrane protein, yielding MNKKKFTLYSLLLLCIVLGSCKKFLAEYSQDAIRPTTTADLEALMYSDAYPYNTPFDTFDLLTDDIQCNGLAKGNDNLPVAGYSDILQVGMGMFKFDPQMFEGSSTIADRANVYIAYYTKIKGCNVVMDYLDKVSGSEASKNAILGQCLFLRSFYYLKLVTTYGKPYSGAGVNPEAALGVPLILSSQVKDGGVKRNTLKEVYDQVEKDLVKAADLLQNNFEPPTTFRVGASSANTLLSRFYLYRGLNTDWDKAIAYASRVLTVKSSLTNLSGYYATGFFINQGIYLSTGPEVLWGYGGSTTTESNPYFPSQQQFYPPYAVSASLANLYNRGDGVNTGNEGDLRYKTYFSTYDNGGVFLFKSNKAPSNVSYGGKGLRVAEVYLNRAEAYIKRFIQSGNAADRNAALSDLNYLRRNRYDTRNKAYVPVEITDGAALFKFCQDERRRELCLEDGHRWVDIKRWGLAVTHTFIAASGSATQHVLQSNSNLYALPIPYVAFLNNPQLVQNPQ